The nucleotide window CGCGACAGCTCCGCCGCCATGACCATGCCGGCCGCGACGCCCTCGCCGTGCAGCCACTGGCCGTAGCCCATGCCGGCTTCGATGGCATGGCCGAAGGTGTGGCCGAAGTTGAGGATGGCGCGCAGCCCGGCCTCGCGCTCGTCCGCGCCCACCACCTGCGCCTTGATCTCGCAGCTGCGCCTGACGGCGTGCGCCAGCGCCTGCGGATCGCGCGCCAGCAGCGCGTCCATGTGCTCTTCCAGCCAGGCGAACAGCTCCATGTCGGCGATGGGTCCGTACTTGATGACCTCGGCGATGCCGGCGGCCAGCTCGCGCGCGGGCAGCGTGCTCAAAGTGGACAGGTCGCAGATCACCAGCCGCGGCTGGTGGAACGCGCCGACCATGTTCTTGCCCAGCGGATGGTTGATGCCGGTCTTGCCGCCGACGCTGGAGTCCACCTGCGCCAGCAGCGTGGTCGGCACCTGCACGAAATCCACGCCGCGCATGTAGCAGGCGGCGGCAAAGCCGGTCATGTCGCCGATCACGCCGCCGCCCAGGGCGTACAGCACGACCTTGCGGTCGCAGCCGTGCGTGAGCAGGGCGTCGAAGATCAGGTTGAGGGTTTGCCAGGTCTTGTGCTGCTCGCCGTCGGGGAGGGTGACGGTGTGGATGTGGGGGTAATGGGAAGCCAGCAGGCTCGCAACGCTCTGTGCATAAAGCGGAGCAACGGTGCTGTTGCTGACGATGAGGGCCGCCGTGCCGGTGGGCAAGAACCCGCCGATGCTCCCGGGCGCCGAGTCCAATAGATGTGGCCCTATCCAGATCGAATAGGCGCGTGCGCCAAAATCGACATGCAGCTGTTCCGGTTTAAACGACATTCTTCCCAAACCTCCATAAAAAAAGCCCAGAAAATTCCGGGCCTTTTTTCCAAGCCTGAATGGGACGCTGCCAGCGTCCCACTAAAGGCGCTCTTACTGCTTCTTGGGGCAAGCTGGGACGTTCAACGCCAGCTCCACCGCATGCAGCGTCTTGCTGGGGCCTGCAGCAAACTGCACCACCCAAGTATCCACGCCTGCCGGATTCCCTTCCTTGCCGGTTGCGGAAAACTCCACCAACGTGCGCGAACTGGCGCGGTCCAGGGTGGGTGAGCCCGCCACGATGGTCGGAGCGGCGAGATCGGTGCGCGAGCGTGCGCTGATGGTTGTGCCTGCGGGCGCAGCAAACCCTTTTGGTGTCCCGACCCATAAAGCGAAGGTGCCGAACTTGCAGGTTTCAGGATCGGTCCGTTGCAGGCTGACCGGTCCCAGGAAAGGCGTGGCAGCAGTGCGGCTCTCGTAAAGGTTGAGCCATCCCACCGAAGTCACCCACAGGTTCAGGGAATCACTGATTTCCGTGCCCTGCCCAGTCTGGGTGGAAAACACCACGGTAACCGGTACGCCGTCCGCAGGACGAGGATTTTGCACCTCATAGTCCACGGAACACTTTCCGTTGGCGGTTGTGCAGCCACCGCGCGAAGCGGAACCGACGCGGCCGAAATCCGTCCGTGCAACGACCGCGACGCCATCGGTCACAGGGTTTCCGTTGCGATCGACGATTCGCACATTGATCGTTGAACTATCCCCAGAGAGGTCGTAATCCAGATTGAACTTGGATGCCGAAAGATCGAAGCCTCGTTGCGTCGCCACGTCAGTGGTCACTGTCAGGGTGTCGGATTGCGTGCTGATCGGACGACCGCGCACCTGTGCATTGATCACCACGGAAGTCGGGCGAGACTTCGAGCTGACCGACGCAACCACCTGCCCCTCCGAATTGGTCTTTCCTTCCGGTGTGCTGAGCACTACGCTGTCTGCCGGCACCGCATTGAAATCGACGATGACACCTTTGATCGGGGCGCCTTGAGCATCCACCACCGTAAAGGTCAGCAACGCGGTTTCCGAGCGTCCGGTTCCGCCTGATCCGGCAATGACGATGGAACGGTCTGCGGGGTTGGCGGCCGTGAAATTGATCGCCCTGGCGACGGATTGTGGATCGGCGACCACTGCGGCCGTCACCGACAGATTGGCAGAACCGGTCATCTCGACGGGTGTGCCATTTCTATCGTTGAGCGAGGCCGTGGCTACTACCTGGGTGGCCCCCAGCGAGGTTGCGCCGGTTGCCTTGAGGTCGACTTCAGCGATGCCGGAACTGTTGGTCAGGGCAGTCGCGGATTCGGGCATGAAGGTCAAAAGCCCGCTGCCGTTCTCCGAGAAAGTGACAATGGCATTCGGAACCGGTTGGCCCGACTTGTCCTTGAGCACCGCCTTGGCGTGAATGTCGAGATCCGAAGTCTTGAAGGTATTCACGGCAGCAGGCTCATCGCTCTTGTAGAGCTGCACCGAAAGCGTGCCCAGCGGCTGGTTTGCGCCTCCGCCGCCCGGTGTGCCGGGGTCGCCCCCGCCGCCACCACAAGCACCAACCAGCGCGACTGCCGCACATAAAAAGATCTTTTTGACAAGCTTCACTTTTCTTTCCCTTTTAGCTCAACGCACAGAACCGCGATCCGTAATTACCTTGGGAGTGATGAATACCAGCATCTCCCGCTTTTCAGACTCCTTAGTTCTATTCTTGAATAGATTTCCCACCACGGGCACATCCCCCAGCATAGGAATCTTGTTCTCTTGACTGGTTTCCATCATTTCGAAAATTCCGCCGATAACCACAGTCCCACCATTTTCAACAAGGACCTGCGTAAGGACGTGCTTCGTGTCAATGGCAGGCCCGGACGGTGTATTTTCTCCCCGGCTGTCCTTACTGACATCTAAATCCATGATGATGTTGCCCTCAGGCGTAATTTGAGGCGTGACCTCCAGTTTAAGGACGGCCTTTTTCCAAATCGTATTCGGGCCATTTTGCGACATTACTACATAGGGAATTTCTGTACCCTGTTCGATGAGAGCCTTGACTTGATCAGCAGTCACCAACCGCGGACTAGAAACGATCTTACCCTGCCCATCAGCTTCCATGGCCGACAATTCCAATGTCAAGAAACGATTAGCGGCTGCGTTGAAAATTGACAGTCCAAAGGAACTAGGCATGACGCCGCCAACGATAGCCGCCGGCAAGTTGAGAAAGGTGCCGTTATTGCTGGGCATCCCAACGCCACTGCCACTGCCACTGCCACTGCCACTGCCACTGCCACTGCCACCGATATTTATTCCGCCATCCGTCTGCTTAAAGCCAGTCGAACCCGTGGCATTGTCATACCCAGTCCCAAACACCAACCGATTATTCCCGCCAATGCTGTAGCCTCCGTCGCCACCTCTTTGGGCGCGCAGGTCGCCGCCGCCGAGGCGAACCCCCAGCGAGCGCCCGAAAGTATCCCGGGCCTCGACAATGCGCGCCTCAATCATGACTTGCCGCACCGGTACGTCCAGACTCTGCAGGAGCAGACGCAACTCCTCCAACTTTGAAGACGTGTCGGTCACAAACAGCTGATTGGTGCGCGGCTCGGCAATGGCGCTGCCCCGCTCAGAGAGAAAGCGCGCACTCTGCGTGGAGCCGGCGGAGACTCCTGCGATAGCACTAGTACCCCCCGCCGTAGCGGTCGCCGTGAGACGCGACACGATGTCCGCTGCCTTGGCGTAGTTGAGCTGAAAAGCCTGGGTTCGCACCGGTTCCAGCCGTTGCAAAGCTTGGGCCACTTCGTAATCCTTCTTGGCACGCTCGTCGATCTCGTCCTTGGGCGCGATCCACAGCACCGTGCCCGACTTGCGCATCCCCAGGCCCTTGGCGTCCATGATGATTTGCAGCGCCTGGTCCCAAGGCACGTCCTTCAGGCGCAGCGTCAGCGCGCCGGTGACGGTGTCGGAGGTGACGATGTTGAAGTTGGTGAAGTCGGCGATGACCTGCAGGAGCGAGCGCACGTCGATGTTCTGGAAGTTCAGCGACAGCTTCTCGCCCGTGTAGTGCGGGCCCTGGCTGAGCTTGTTCAGGTCGACCTTCTTGGGTCGCACTTCGACGACGAACTGGTTGTCGCTCTGGTAGGCGCTGTGCTCCCACTCGCCCACCGGCTCGATCAGCAGGCGAACGCGCTCACCCTGCTGGGTGGCGGTGATGGTCTGGATGGGCGTGCCGAAGTCGGACACGTCCAGGCGCCGGCGCAGGCCCTCGGGCAGCGACGAGCGCAGGAACTCGACCATCAGGCCCTTGCCCTGCTGCTGCAGATCCACGCCAACCTGGTTGCTGGCCAGCGATACGACCACCCGGCCGGCGCCATCGGGGCTGCGGCGGAAATCCAGGTCGCGCAGCGCCAGCACGTCGGCGTTGTGGGCTTCGGCGAACACCGTGCGCGCGGGGCTGGCGGCCGCAGCCGCGGCGCCAGCGGCGGCGTCCAGTGTCACCAGCAGCGTGCGGCCCTGCACCTGCGTGCTGTAGGCGGTGGGCTGCTTGAGGTTGAGCACGACGCGGGCGCGCTCATCGGTCTGCACGATGTGGGCCGACTTGATGTTGCCCTGGTTGATCTCCACCAGCGAGCGCCCGGTGGCGTTGCCCACGCCGGGAAAATCCAGCGCGATGCGCGCCGGGCTCTGTGTGGCAAAGCCCGGCGGCGGCTCGGCCAGGGGTTCGGTCAGCTCGATGCGCAGCACCTCGGAGCCGCCCTGCATGAAGCCGGTGATCGCCTCGATGCTGGGGCGCGCCTGCAGGGCCGTGGCCCACAGGGCGCCGAGCACCGCCAGGGCCGCGGGCCACAGGCGATGAGGCAGGCGTGATGTCGTGCCGGTCATTGTTTCTTCTCCCCACTTCCCTCTTGCAACTCGAGCTTGGCCATGCGTTCGATCCAGTCGCCCGAGGCGTCCT belongs to Melaminivora suipulveris and includes:
- a CDS encoding Ig-like domain-containing protein — encoded protein: MKLVKKIFLCAAVALVGACGGGGGDPGTPGGGGANQPLGTLSVQLYKSDEPAAVNTFKTSDLDIHAKAVLKDKSGQPVPNAIVTFSENGSGLLTFMPESATALTNSSGIAEVDLKATGATSLGATQVVATASLNDRNGTPVEMTGSANLSVTAAVVADPQSVARAINFTAANPADRSIVIAGSGGTGRSETALLTFTVVDAQGAPIKGVIVDFNAVPADSVVLSTPEGKTNSEGQVVASVSSKSRPTSVVINAQVRGRPISTQSDTLTVTTDVATQRGFDLSASKFNLDYDLSGDSSTINVRIVDRNGNPVTDGVAVVARTDFGRVGSASRGGCTTANGKCSVDYEVQNPRPADGVPVTVVFSTQTGQGTEISDSLNLWVTSVGWLNLYESRTAATPFLGPVSLQRTDPETCKFGTFALWVGTPKGFAAPAGTTISARSRTDLAAPTIVAGSPTLDRASSRTLVEFSATGKEGNPAGVDTWVVQFAAGPSKTLHAVELALNVPACPKKQ
- the pilQ gene encoding type IV pilus secretin PilQ, which codes for MTGTTSRLPHRLWPAALAVLGALWATALQARPSIEAITGFMQGGSEVLRIELTEPLAEPPPGFATQSPARIALDFPGVGNATGRSLVEINQGNIKSAHIVQTDERARVVLNLKQPTAYSTQVQGRTLLVTLDAAAGAAAAAASPARTVFAEAHNADVLALRDLDFRRSPDGAGRVVVSLASNQVGVDLQQQGKGLMVEFLRSSLPEGLRRRLDVSDFGTPIQTITATQQGERVRLLIEPVGEWEHSAYQSDNQFVVEVRPKKVDLNKLSQGPHYTGEKLSLNFQNIDVRSLLQVIADFTNFNIVTSDTVTGALTLRLKDVPWDQALQIIMDAKGLGMRKSGTVLWIAPKDEIDERAKKDYEVAQALQRLEPVRTQAFQLNYAKAADIVSRLTATATAGGTSAIAGVSAGSTQSARFLSERGSAIAEPRTNQLFVTDTSSKLEELRLLLQSLDVPVRQVMIEARIVEARDTFGRSLGVRLGGGDLRAQRGGDGGYSIGGNNRLVFGTGYDNATGSTGFKQTDGGINIGGSGSGSGSGSGSGSGVGMPSNNGTFLNLPAAIVGGVMPSSFGLSIFNAAANRFLTLELSAMEADGQGKIVSSPRLVTADQVKALIEQGTEIPYVVMSQNGPNTIWKKAVLKLEVTPQITPEGNIIMDLDVSKDSRGENTPSGPAIDTKHVLTQVLVENGGTVVIGGIFEMMETSQENKIPMLGDVPVVGNLFKNRTKESEKREMLVFITPKVITDRGSVR
- the aroB gene encoding 3-dehydroquinate synthase, translating into MSFKPEQLHVDFGARAYSIWIGPHLLDSAPGSIGGFLPTGTAALIVSNSTVAPLYAQSVASLLASHYPHIHTVTLPDGEQHKTWQTLNLIFDALLTHGCDRKVVLYALGGGVIGDMTGFAAACYMRGVDFVQVPTTLLAQVDSSVGGKTGINHPLGKNMVGAFHQPRLVICDLSTLSTLPARELAAGIAEVIKYGPIADMELFAWLEEHMDALLARDPQALAHAVRRSCEIKAQVVGADEREAGLRAILNFGHTFGHAIEAGMGYGQWLHGEGVAAGMVMAAELSRRLGLVDGDFVQRLRQLIARAGLPVRGPVLDAQDNAGRYLELMRVDKKAQGGEIRFVLIEQPGKAVLRAAPDALVREVIDACCAE